One stretch of Candidatus Polarisedimenticolia bacterium DNA includes these proteins:
- a CDS encoding DUF72 domain-containing protein, whose amino-acid sequence MIRMGVAGWSYDDWGGLVYPAAASTRFDRLAYLAGFFDTIEINTSFYRIPAPRSAVSWAQRVANRPGFRFTVKLYQGFTHKREELKGG is encoded by the coding sequence ATGATTCGCATGGGCGTGGCGGGATGGTCGTACGACGACTGGGGAGGCCTGGTCTATCCGGCCGCGGCTTCGACCCGCTTCGATCGCCTCGCCTACCTGGCGGGATTCTTCGACACCATCGAGATCAACACCAGCTTCTACCGCATCCCCGCGCCGCGCTCGGCGGTTTCCTGGGCGCAGCGCGTGGCAAACCGCCCCGGCTTCCGCTTCACAGTCAAGCTCTACCAGGGCTTCACCCACAAGCGCGAGGAGCTCAAAGGGGGCGA